In Sphaeramia orbicularis chromosome 15, fSphaOr1.1, whole genome shotgun sequence, a single genomic region encodes these proteins:
- the mrpl14 gene encoding large ribosomal subunit protein uL14m, with amino-acid sequence MALLNVSRRLAGLLVETSSEMHHRTFSISPVTAAIQKMTRVRVVDNSSLGNTPYHRPPRVIHVYTKNGVGKVGDRVLLAIKGQKKKALIVGHKMPGERMTPRFDSNNVVLIEDNGNPTGTRIKVPIPTQLRKMEGDFSKVLAIANTFV; translated from the exons ATGGCTCTTCTTAATGTATCAAGACGCCTTGCTGGGCTCCTGGTTGAGACATCGTCAGAAATGCACCACAGAACCTTTAG CATATCTCCTGTCACAGCAGCCATTCAGAAAATGACAAGAGTGCGTGTTGTGGATAACAGTTCTCTTGGAAACACACCATATCACCGTCCACCAAGAGTGATCCATGTGTACACAAAGAATGGCGTCGGGAAAGTTGGTGATCGAGTTTTGCTGGCCATCAAAGGACAGAAGAAGAAAGCATTAATTGTTGGACACAAAATGCCCGGAGAACGTATGACTCCACGTTTTGATTCAAACAATGTTGTGCTGATTGAAGACAACGGGAACCCTACAGGAACAAGGATTAAAGTCCCAATACCTACACAGCTACGTAAAATGGAGGGGGACTTCTCTAAAGTGTTGGCAATTGCTAATACGTTTGTTTAA
- the LOC115434189 gene encoding calpain-1 catalytic subunit-like isoform X1 translates to MYPTGGISASIYANRLRAEGMGSNEQAVHFANQDYEALKQQCLESGCLFEDPCFPAEPPSLGFKELAPYSSKTRDVEWMRPTELADDPQFIVGGATRTDICQGALGDCWLLAAIASLTLNEKLLHRVVPHGQSFQDDYAGIFHFQFWQFGEWVDIVIDDRLPVKDGELMFVHSAEGNEFWSALLEKAYAKLNGSYEALSGGSTTEGFEDFTGGVSEMYELRRAPKDLYRIIGKALDRGSLLGCSIDVSAEHSGTKPRHVDQRCINYIKSISIYFCVRLLIFTVQITSAFDMEAVTFKKLVKGHAYSVTGLKEVDFQGQMERLIRVRNPWGQVEWTGAWSDNSPEWDEIDPSEREDLHLKMEDGEFWMSFNEFKRQFSRIEICNLTPDALSEDSLSHWNTMKFYGTWRRGSTAGGCRNHPNTFWINPQYKITLLEEDDDPEDDEVACSFLVALMQKDRRRYRRQGQDMHTIGFALYEIPEEYRGCQNVHLKKNFFLSHSSCARSETFINLREVSTRLRLPPGEYLVVPSTFEPGKEADFVLRVFTEKQSETEELDDEVCADLEDEEEITEDDIDDSFKSMFAQLAGEDMEISIRELKTILNRVISRHKDLKTDGFSMESCRTMVNLMDKDGSARLGLVEFQILWNKIRKWLVIFREFDLDKSGAMSSYEMRLAVEAAGFKLNNRLNQVLVARYADNEMIDFDNFICCLVKLETMFRSFQQLDRDGSGTAEMTLTEWLYLTMCG, encoded by the exons ATGTATCCAACTGGAGGGATATCTGCAAGCATATATGCCAACAGGCTGAGGGCAGAAGGCATGGGGTCCAACGAACAGGCTGTGCATTTTGCCAACCAGGATTATGAGGCGCTGAAGCAACAGTGTTTGGAGTCGGGATGCCTGTTTGAGGACCCATGTTTCCCAGCTGAGCCTCCATCTTTAGGCTTTAAAGAACTCGCCCCTTACTCCTCCAAAACCCGAGATGTGGAATGGATGAGGCCCACG GAATTGGCAGATGATCCTCAGTTCATCGTGGGCGGTGCCACCAGAACAGACATTTGTCAGGGAGCACtgg GGGACTGCTGGCTGTTAGCGGCCATTGCTTCGCTCACCCTGAATGAGAAGCTTCTTCATCGGGTTGTTCCACACGGTCAGTCCTTCCAGGATGACTATGCAGGCATCTTTCATTTTCAG TTCTGGCAGTTCGGTGAGTGGGTAGACATTGTGATAGATGACAGATTGCCTGTCAAGGATGGGGAGCTCATGTTTGTCCACTCTGCTGAGGGCAATGAATTCTGGAGTGCGCTGCTGGAGAAGGCTTATGCTAA GCTGAATGGCTCCTATGAGGCTCTGTCTGGAGGGAGCACCACTGAAGGGTTTGAAGACTTTACAGGTGGTGTTTCTGAGATGTATGAACTCCGCAGGGCTCCTAAAGATCTGTACAGGATCATCGGCAAAGCTCTGGACAGGGGCTCTCTCCTGGGTTGTTCGATCGATGTAAGTGCTGAACACAGTGGCACAAAACCAAGACATGTAGATCAACGTTGCATTAATTATATAAAGAGCATTTCAATTTATTTCTGTGTAAGACTGCTTATATTTACTGTACAGATTACCAGTGCCTTTGACATGGAGGCTGTTACGTTCAAGAAGCTTGTGAAGGGCCACGCCTACTCAGTCACAGGATTAAAAGAG GTAGATTTTCAAGGCCAAATGGAACGTCTGATCAGAGTACGTAACCCATGGGGCCAGGTGGAGTGGACTGGTGCCTGGAGTGACAA TTCCCCTGAATGGGATGAGATTGACCCTTCTGAGAGAGAAGATCTGCATCTGAAAATGGAGGATGGGGAGTTCTG GATGTCCTTCAATGAATTCAAGAGACAGTTTTCCCGAATAGAAATCTGTAACTTGACTCCAGACGCTCTGAGTGAGGACAGTCTCAGCCACTGGAACACAATGAAGTTCTACGGCACATGGAGAAGAGGCAGCACCGCTGGAGGCTGCAGGAACCATCCTA ACACATTCTGGATCAACCCTCAGTATAAGATCACATTGCTTGAGGAGGATGATGACCCTGAGGATGATGAGGTGGCTTGCAGTTTCTTGGTGGCTCTCATGCAGAAGGACCGCCGCAGATACCGACGCCAGGGTCAGGACATGCACACTATTGGATTTGCTCTATATGAG ATTCCAGAGGAG TATAGAGGCTGCCAGAATGTACACTTGAAGAAAAACTTCTTTTTGAGTCATTCATCATGTGCTCGATCTGAAACCTTCATTAACCTGCGGGAGGTGAGCACACGGCTTCGCCTTCCCCCTGGAGAATACCTCGTTGTCCCTTCCACTTTTGAACCTGGAAAAGAGGCTGACTTTGTCCTCCGAGTCTTCACTGAAAAGCAGTCAGAAACAGA AGAACTGGATGATGAAGTGTGTGCAGATTTAGAGGATGAG GAAGAAATAACTGAAGATGACATCGATGACTCCTTCAAGTCCATGTTTGCTCAGCTAGCAGGAGAG GATATGGAGATTTCTATTCGTGAGCTTAAGACCATTCTGAACAGAGTCATCTCCCGCC ACAAAGATCTGAAGACAGATGGCTTCAGTATGGAATCATGTCGGACCATGGTCAACCTTATGGAT AAAGATGGCAGTGCCCGTTTAGGGTTGGTGGAGTTCCAGATCCTCTGGAACAAGATCCGAAAGTGGCTG GTCATTTTTAGAGAGTTTGACCTTGACAAATCAGGGGCCATGAGCTCATATGAGATGCGTCTTGCTGTGGAGGCTGCAG GTTTTAAACTGAATAACAGACTGAACCAGGTTCTGGTCGCCCGTTATGCTGACAATGAGATGATTGACTTTGACAACTTCATCTGCTGCTTGGTCAAGCTTGAAACCATGTTCA GGTCTTTCCAGCAGCTTGACAGAGATGGGTCTGGAACAGCTGAGATGACTCTTACAGAG TGGCTTTACCTGACCATGTGTGGCTGA
- the LOC115434189 gene encoding calpain-1 catalytic subunit-like isoform X2, with protein sequence MYPTGGISASIYANRLRAEGMGSNEQAVHFANQDYEALKQQCLESGCLFEDPCFPAEPPSLGFKELAPYSSKTRDVEWMRPTELADDPQFIVGGATRTDICQGALGDCWLLAAIASLTLNEKLLHRVVPHGQSFQDDYAGIFHFQFWQFGEWVDIVIDDRLPVKDGELMFVHSAEGNEFWSALLEKAYAKLNGSYEALSGGSTTEGFEDFTGGVSEMYELRRAPKDLYRIIGKALDRGSLLGCSIDITSAFDMEAVTFKKLVKGHAYSVTGLKEVDFQGQMERLIRVRNPWGQVEWTGAWSDNSPEWDEIDPSEREDLHLKMEDGEFWMSFNEFKRQFSRIEICNLTPDALSEDSLSHWNTMKFYGTWRRGSTAGGCRNHPNTFWINPQYKITLLEEDDDPEDDEVACSFLVALMQKDRRRYRRQGQDMHTIGFALYEIPEEYRGCQNVHLKKNFFLSHSSCARSETFINLREVSTRLRLPPGEYLVVPSTFEPGKEADFVLRVFTEKQSETEELDDEVCADLEDEEEITEDDIDDSFKSMFAQLAGEDMEISIRELKTILNRVISRHKDLKTDGFSMESCRTMVNLMDKDGSARLGLVEFQILWNKIRKWLVIFREFDLDKSGAMSSYEMRLAVEAAGFKLNNRLNQVLVARYADNEMIDFDNFICCLVKLETMFRSFQQLDRDGSGTAEMTLTEWLYLTMCG encoded by the exons ATGTATCCAACTGGAGGGATATCTGCAAGCATATATGCCAACAGGCTGAGGGCAGAAGGCATGGGGTCCAACGAACAGGCTGTGCATTTTGCCAACCAGGATTATGAGGCGCTGAAGCAACAGTGTTTGGAGTCGGGATGCCTGTTTGAGGACCCATGTTTCCCAGCTGAGCCTCCATCTTTAGGCTTTAAAGAACTCGCCCCTTACTCCTCCAAAACCCGAGATGTGGAATGGATGAGGCCCACG GAATTGGCAGATGATCCTCAGTTCATCGTGGGCGGTGCCACCAGAACAGACATTTGTCAGGGAGCACtgg GGGACTGCTGGCTGTTAGCGGCCATTGCTTCGCTCACCCTGAATGAGAAGCTTCTTCATCGGGTTGTTCCACACGGTCAGTCCTTCCAGGATGACTATGCAGGCATCTTTCATTTTCAG TTCTGGCAGTTCGGTGAGTGGGTAGACATTGTGATAGATGACAGATTGCCTGTCAAGGATGGGGAGCTCATGTTTGTCCACTCTGCTGAGGGCAATGAATTCTGGAGTGCGCTGCTGGAGAAGGCTTATGCTAA GCTGAATGGCTCCTATGAGGCTCTGTCTGGAGGGAGCACCACTGAAGGGTTTGAAGACTTTACAGGTGGTGTTTCTGAGATGTATGAACTCCGCAGGGCTCCTAAAGATCTGTACAGGATCATCGGCAAAGCTCTGGACAGGGGCTCTCTCCTGGGTTGTTCGATCGAT ATTACCAGTGCCTTTGACATGGAGGCTGTTACGTTCAAGAAGCTTGTGAAGGGCCACGCCTACTCAGTCACAGGATTAAAAGAG GTAGATTTTCAAGGCCAAATGGAACGTCTGATCAGAGTACGTAACCCATGGGGCCAGGTGGAGTGGACTGGTGCCTGGAGTGACAA TTCCCCTGAATGGGATGAGATTGACCCTTCTGAGAGAGAAGATCTGCATCTGAAAATGGAGGATGGGGAGTTCTG GATGTCCTTCAATGAATTCAAGAGACAGTTTTCCCGAATAGAAATCTGTAACTTGACTCCAGACGCTCTGAGTGAGGACAGTCTCAGCCACTGGAACACAATGAAGTTCTACGGCACATGGAGAAGAGGCAGCACCGCTGGAGGCTGCAGGAACCATCCTA ACACATTCTGGATCAACCCTCAGTATAAGATCACATTGCTTGAGGAGGATGATGACCCTGAGGATGATGAGGTGGCTTGCAGTTTCTTGGTGGCTCTCATGCAGAAGGACCGCCGCAGATACCGACGCCAGGGTCAGGACATGCACACTATTGGATTTGCTCTATATGAG ATTCCAGAGGAG TATAGAGGCTGCCAGAATGTACACTTGAAGAAAAACTTCTTTTTGAGTCATTCATCATGTGCTCGATCTGAAACCTTCATTAACCTGCGGGAGGTGAGCACACGGCTTCGCCTTCCCCCTGGAGAATACCTCGTTGTCCCTTCCACTTTTGAACCTGGAAAAGAGGCTGACTTTGTCCTCCGAGTCTTCACTGAAAAGCAGTCAGAAACAGA AGAACTGGATGATGAAGTGTGTGCAGATTTAGAGGATGAG GAAGAAATAACTGAAGATGACATCGATGACTCCTTCAAGTCCATGTTTGCTCAGCTAGCAGGAGAG GATATGGAGATTTCTATTCGTGAGCTTAAGACCATTCTGAACAGAGTCATCTCCCGCC ACAAAGATCTGAAGACAGATGGCTTCAGTATGGAATCATGTCGGACCATGGTCAACCTTATGGAT AAAGATGGCAGTGCCCGTTTAGGGTTGGTGGAGTTCCAGATCCTCTGGAACAAGATCCGAAAGTGGCTG GTCATTTTTAGAGAGTTTGACCTTGACAAATCAGGGGCCATGAGCTCATATGAGATGCGTCTTGCTGTGGAGGCTGCAG GTTTTAAACTGAATAACAGACTGAACCAGGTTCTGGTCGCCCGTTATGCTGACAATGAGATGATTGACTTTGACAACTTCATCTGCTGCTTGGTCAAGCTTGAAACCATGTTCA GGTCTTTCCAGCAGCTTGACAGAGATGGGTCTGGAACAGCTGAGATGACTCTTACAGAG TGGCTTTACCTGACCATGTGTGGCTGA